A region from the Candidatus Eremiobacteraceae bacterium genome encodes:
- a CDS encoding TrkA family potassium uptake protein — MFIIVVGGGKLGTYLAKALLEQQHEVIVIEKDERKAERLSQFLEREIAHVGDGCDPLVLEEAGVMRADVVIADTGDDEDNLVICLVTKRKFHKPRTIARINNPKNKQIFEELGIDSVVSGTEVVMKIVQQEVNVKDISPLMTFKGGNLELVQLSIPSTSPASHRRLAQLQLPKHAVIVALERAGDLLVPDGDTEVNAGDTMLIVTQPGAAPELKAQLVG, encoded by the coding sequence GTGTTCATCATCGTCGTCGGCGGCGGCAAGCTCGGCACATATCTCGCCAAAGCTTTGCTCGAACAGCAGCATGAAGTCATCGTCATCGAGAAAGACGAGCGTAAAGCCGAGCGCCTTTCCCAGTTCTTGGAACGCGAAATCGCGCACGTGGGCGACGGCTGTGATCCGCTCGTCCTCGAAGAAGCCGGGGTCATGCGCGCCGACGTCGTCATCGCGGACACCGGCGACGACGAAGACAACCTCGTCATCTGCCTCGTCACCAAGCGCAAGTTCCACAAACCGCGCACGATCGCGCGTATCAACAATCCGAAGAACAAGCAGATCTTTGAGGAACTGGGTATCGATTCGGTCGTGAGCGGTACCGAAGTCGTCATGAAGATCGTCCAACAGGAAGTGAACGTCAAGGATATCTCCCCGCTCATGACGTTCAAAGGCGGTAACCTCGAGCTCGTGCAGCTCTCGATTCCGTCCACCTCGCCCGCGAGCCATCGCCGTCTCGCGCAACTTCAGTTGCCGAAGCATGCCGTGATCGTCGCACTCGAACGAGCGGGCGACCTCCTCGTTCCCGACGGCGACACAGAGGTCAACGCCGGGGACACGATGCTCATCGTCACGCAACCCGGCGCTGCGCCCGAACTCAAAGCGCAACTCGTAGGCTAA